The following are encoded in a window of Kiloniellales bacterium genomic DNA:
- a CDS encoding ABC transporter substrate-binding protein, which translates to MTVESTLTKTATAIVAAAALSLGAAVSAKADSSDPIKIPIHNWSSQIVGANIVGKILNEAGYEAEYIPADSQVVYTSMCEGDIDLVHEVWQGAFGVAFEKVVDEGCVVDAATHDAKTREEWWYPSYVEEVCPGLPDWEALNKCADLFKTPETGDKGRFLAGPVDWLKHDHERVEGLGMNFQVVNAGSAAALWAELESASKRKEPIVLFNWTPNFIEAIYEGKFVEFPAYDPACKDDPAWGMNAEKTYDCGNPKDGYLKIGVWQGMPEKWPGAYKIMQRMNFSNLDIAVMSKLADIDGMEPEEAADKWLADNEAKWRGWIEGIGS; encoded by the coding sequence ATGACTGTTGAGAGCACCCTTACCAAGACGGCCACGGCGATCGTCGCCGCCGCGGCGCTCAGCCTCGGCGCGGCGGTCTCCGCGAAGGCCGACTCGTCCGATCCGATCAAGATCCCGATCCACAACTGGTCGAGCCAGATCGTCGGCGCCAACATCGTCGGCAAGATCCTGAACGAGGCCGGCTACGAGGCCGAGTACATCCCGGCCGACAGCCAGGTGGTCTACACCTCCATGTGCGAGGGCGACATCGACCTGGTCCACGAGGTCTGGCAGGGCGCCTTCGGCGTCGCCTTCGAGAAGGTCGTCGACGAGGGCTGCGTGGTCGACGCGGCGACCCACGACGCCAAGACCCGTGAGGAATGGTGGTACCCCAGCTACGTCGAGGAAGTCTGCCCGGGGCTGCCCGACTGGGAGGCGCTGAACAAGTGCGCGGATCTCTTCAAGACGCCTGAGACCGGCGACAAGGGCCGCTTCCTGGCGGGCCCGGTCGACTGGCTGAAGCATGACCACGAGCGGGTCGAAGGCCTGGGCATGAACTTCCAGGTGGTCAATGCCGGATCGGCCGCCGCGCTCTGGGCCGAGCTCGAGTCCGCGTCGAAGCGCAAGGAGCCGATCGTGCTGTTCAACTGGACGCCGAACTTCATCGAGGCGATCTACGAGGGCAAGTTCGTCGAGTTCCCGGCCTACGACCCGGCCTGCAAGGACGATCCCGCCTGGGGCATGAACGCCGAGAAGACCTACGACTGCGGCAACCCCAAGGACGGCTATCTCAAGATCGGCGTCTGGCAGGGCATGCCGGAGAAGTGGCCGGGCGCCTACAAGATCATGCAGCGGATGAACTTCTCCAACCTCGACATCGCCGTGATGTCGAAGCTGGCGGACATCGACGGCATGGAGCCCGAGGAAGCGGCCGACAAGTGGCTCGCGGACAACGAGGCGAAGTGGCGCGGCTGGATCGAAGGCATCGGCAGCTGA